The proteins below are encoded in one region of Peribacillus muralis:
- a CDS encoding distal tail protein Dit, with the protein MSEEITFNYCGFDSKNDLFLITNEINRNITADITENVQDIPGMVGQLFQGNSYGQKVFDLEVTIQADSERDRVQKFHDLATLIMQTGNAEYPMVFSDEAEYTYYGHFSAVSKPERISQTSHWAKFTLTFSCSDPKGYGEYELINFTSNPITLTPKGTTECYPVFTCMPKKDVKKIAITDQDGNYVFIGADVDPDTGNSPINREPQVLNDPCNTLATWTKITSPTLTWELDNGVIGGDMTTTPNAMRVSTTSDGYANYGSPVKGKWHGPVRLQWLPGSYDDYRIRVRFVNKQTYNRAQGKVEMYLLDANGARLGKLMLKDNGTESKVVYVGFKLYNGSKVRDLYYGPGTIKKGKSKTITLKIKNGTKTVKEKGKTKTVQQWKTVKLDEDSDTSTFTNFYGYLELEKIGNKYRINIMKLDDNSNPAWSKPITKTWTDTKNEFPKDLAGIAFYAAKYDIYEDTTQPITRYRNNDLMVSDVKVWNIIDGGNGASLTEPTVIAHKGDEVKINCEDRTVYKNGDYYMKKLYIGSDFPTMQGGITQTFAFEPGLDEADWYLEYRPTTQ; encoded by the coding sequence ATGAGCGAAGAAATAACCTTTAATTATTGCGGATTTGATTCGAAGAATGACTTATTTTTAATCACAAATGAGATTAACCGGAATATCACGGCTGACATTACGGAAAATGTTCAAGATATCCCAGGCATGGTCGGCCAATTGTTTCAAGGGAATAGTTATGGACAAAAAGTGTTCGATTTGGAGGTAACAATCCAAGCTGACTCTGAAAGGGATCGGGTGCAAAAATTTCATGATTTAGCTACGCTGATTATGCAAACCGGCAATGCTGAATATCCCATGGTTTTTAGCGATGAGGCCGAGTACACCTATTACGGCCATTTTAGTGCTGTTTCCAAACCAGAAAGAATCAGTCAAACCTCTCATTGGGCTAAGTTCACCCTTACTTTTTCTTGTTCTGATCCTAAAGGATATGGGGAATACGAATTGATTAACTTTACTTCCAACCCTATAACCCTTACGCCCAAAGGCACTACTGAGTGTTACCCCGTCTTCACGTGTATGCCAAAGAAAGATGTAAAAAAAATTGCCATTACTGATCAAGATGGGAACTATGTATTTATTGGTGCAGATGTAGACCCAGATACGGGTAATTCGCCTATTAATAGAGAGCCACAAGTTTTAAACGACCCATGTAACACCCTTGCCACTTGGACTAAAATAACCAGTCCAACATTAACTTGGGAATTAGATAACGGTGTTATTGGTGGAGATATGACCACGACTCCTAATGCTATGCGAGTATCTACGACCAGCGATGGATATGCTAATTATGGCAGTCCAGTCAAAGGGAAATGGCACGGGCCAGTTCGTTTACAGTGGTTACCTGGGAGTTACGATGATTACCGTATTCGAGTTAGATTTGTAAACAAGCAGACATATAATAGGGCTCAGGGAAAAGTGGAGATGTACTTATTAGACGCTAATGGTGCTCGTTTAGGTAAACTCATGCTCAAAGACAATGGTACGGAGAGTAAAGTCGTATATGTTGGGTTTAAACTATATAACGGATCTAAAGTCAGAGATTTATACTATGGTCCTGGTACTATCAAAAAGGGAAAAAGTAAAACCATTACACTCAAGATTAAAAACGGTACGAAAACAGTTAAGGAAAAAGGGAAGACGAAGACTGTTCAGCAATGGAAAACAGTTAAGCTTGATGAAGATTCGGACACCAGCACCTTTACCAATTTTTATGGATATTTAGAGTTGGAGAAAATCGGCAATAAATATCGGATAAATATCATGAAGCTCGACGACAATAGCAATCCAGCTTGGAGTAAGCCCATCACTAAAACTTGGACAGATACCAAGAATGAGTTTCCCAAAGACCTCGCAGGTATAGCTTTCTACGCTGCCAAGTACGATATATACGAAGATACGACTCAACCGATCACTCGTTATAGAAATAATGACCTCATGGTGAGTGATGTAAAAGTGTGGAATATCATAGATGGCGGAAATGGTGCATCTTTAACCGAACCTACGGTAATTGCTCACAAAGGCGATGAGGTGAAAATCAATTGTGAAGACCGTACTGTTTATAAAAACGGCGATTACTATATGAAGAAACTTTATATCGGCAGTGACTTTCCTACAATGCAAGGTGGAATTACACAGACCTTTGCATTCGAGCCAGGTTTAGATGAAGCCGACTGGTATTTGGAATATCGACCAACAACCCAATAG
- a CDS encoding phage tail tape measure protein has protein sequence MIGKNQPLGKMIIEMDLSSANFTKSLTAVNRSIKSAEREMKANMAVLNNADDKYGALGKQVTGLNKIMSLNEKRIQQLNEKRKNELKTNAESSKVIQDLNKEINTAIQRQSAWQKQVKDATGKMLDYTSSTKDLESELAKLKKKTDDHVESQKKSGLAFSAQKDKLKGLSDQAKIHQQIVDTQKQKVADLTREFGEHDRRVDEAKNKYKSLVDEQEKLNSSFNTLNRKISTVHPSIGRLADDIGKAESKLRGLSDSALTTGSTLNDTGRSISSSFSGITLAGGLGLGYTIKQAADFEQAMADIKALMSPQEWKQYGKQMNKLVNELGLETKYSNKEVAIGMQELIKAGVDLDAIMSGGLKSALSLATAGELELGQAAEIASTVLNSFRDDNIDMAKAADLLAGSANASATSVEEMNYSLSQVSSVAGPVGFSFADTNTALAVFAQAGLKGSDAGTSLKTMIMRLSPQTDAAATAMAELGIATTNTTAGYKYLVEKGIQPASRTVPDLDKAFKELAKQELGGAATKAKLRKEYDRLQKSSGYLSSSFFDEQGNVKSMSEVFNILQKSTKNLSKEQKINAFNTIFGSDAIRGAMIASKSGAEAFDEMGVAINKISADDVAKTKMDTLKGSIEKMKGEAESAATTFGTALIPTIKTVAGTIEDVVGWFNKLDQGTQHSIAKWTAIGVGVAGVGAALGFLTIGIGGLVTGVGKITLGGAGLLKFLSNGVINLGSFTSMTKGSTQSLNAETGALNTNTTALQRNNNARGGGVAGGKKTPAGTTVAPSMSTGSRAAKNAGKVGKGAKALKYVKGAGAIGTVVGVGALGYELATGSGTKESIGGGIGGTLGGIGGGAAAGAVLGSVVPGIGTAIGGIAGGIIGGIVGDKVGSSIGKVFDKQDKKEAARKKATKIAENGASLNLKIKGVSESTRKALGEYDKLYTGAKTKLNQLMLSNTVVNKKIKEDTFKQYNSMAKSVLSSLKDRHQEERVEAVKALKSNKELSQKDKDEALKKLDEKHKAEIEKVKGDNERVKQIMSNASKEKRALTQSEKLAINQINDRMYYTKIKKTVKSEDELTNINKRRSKQRHDITTKEMNQTIKAAKKEFEETKTNAEKKRESKVKNAKVQYEKLGVISKDEFDKIVDNADKEKEKTIEQARKKKDGVIKNATRQKEESVKASKKQKELNIENAQKETKGVGKAFDGLTGFLKDTVSWVKGLFGNKDKTSSPPQFKPGSIPENAKGTFQGPFKGGLSFVGEEGPELGYLPGQGLGLVGTTGTELMHLPRGSAILPHDKTKAVLSNYNFPTNSIPGFAKGTGDDDSFMDYIINGSNKVLNGIGTLGGKAVDAFDIITKGPSKLWNQLKNSLNFKDTFPTFANKWAGGNGVVAWAKNKAMDYFGSLFDGFGGGGSAAPVGKGVERWRSTVIQALGMSGLPTSANYVNAWLRQIKSESGGNEKAIQSTAVKDINYYTGNLARGLVQVIPPTFRSFAFPGHTNQMNGLDSLLAGMNYAKSRYGSNMLKYIGHGHGYENGGIITKEHLAMVGEGNKPEAIIPLSPNKRSRALELLAAVSSKIFGDPTKTSSSDNSLIFSLLKKQDAQIALLQQQNGLLSKILAKDNNTYLDGKALYNNNKKYSQSETKIRNMAKGVNSL, from the coding sequence TTGATAGGAAAAAATCAGCCACTCGGAAAAATGATCATCGAAATGGATTTATCGTCCGCCAACTTTACCAAATCTTTAACAGCTGTAAATCGGTCGATAAAAAGCGCTGAACGGGAAATGAAAGCGAATATGGCCGTGTTGAATAATGCCGATGATAAGTATGGTGCATTAGGGAAACAGGTTACAGGCTTGAATAAAATCATGTCTTTGAATGAAAAACGCATTCAGCAATTGAATGAGAAACGCAAAAATGAGCTCAAGACAAATGCGGAAAGTTCAAAGGTCATACAAGATTTAAATAAAGAAATTAATACAGCTATTCAGCGACAAAGTGCCTGGCAAAAGCAAGTAAAAGATGCTACCGGCAAAATGCTCGACTACACATCGTCCACGAAAGATTTAGAATCCGAACTGGCCAAACTCAAAAAGAAAACGGACGATCATGTGGAAAGTCAGAAAAAAAGCGGGTTAGCCTTTTCTGCACAAAAAGATAAGCTTAAAGGATTGAGTGACCAGGCGAAGATCCATCAACAAATCGTTGATACCCAAAAGCAAAAGGTGGCGGATTTGACGAGGGAATTTGGCGAGCATGATCGCAGAGTAGATGAGGCAAAAAACAAATACAAGTCCCTTGTAGATGAGCAAGAAAAATTGAATTCATCGTTTAATACATTGAACCGAAAAATTTCTACTGTCCATCCCTCTATTGGTAGATTAGCAGATGATATTGGAAAAGCCGAATCGAAGCTTCGAGGCTTGTCCGATAGCGCCTTGACCACTGGATCAACTTTAAATGATACAGGCCGTTCCATTTCATCTAGCTTTAGCGGCATTACTCTAGCCGGCGGATTAGGGTTAGGTTATACCATCAAACAAGCAGCTGATTTCGAACAAGCTATGGCCGACATTAAGGCACTCATGAGTCCGCAAGAGTGGAAACAATATGGGAAACAGATGAACAAACTTGTGAATGAACTCGGACTGGAAACGAAGTATAGCAATAAAGAAGTAGCCATCGGGATGCAAGAGTTGATTAAAGCTGGTGTTGATCTGGATGCCATCATGAGTGGTGGGTTAAAATCCGCCCTTTCATTAGCCACAGCTGGTGAATTGGAATTAGGCCAAGCAGCTGAAATTGCCTCTACTGTGTTGAATTCCTTTAGAGATGACAATATTGATATGGCAAAAGCAGCCGATTTATTAGCCGGTTCCGCAAATGCTTCCGCCACATCCGTGGAAGAAATGAATTATTCCTTATCCCAAGTTTCAAGTGTGGCAGGCCCCGTTGGTTTTAGCTTTGCTGATACAAACACAGCATTGGCCGTCTTCGCTCAAGCAGGGCTTAAAGGATCCGATGCAGGTACATCCTTAAAAACCATGATAATGCGGTTGTCTCCACAGACTGATGCAGCTGCAACGGCAATGGCTGAATTGGGAATTGCGACAACCAATACAACGGCCGGCTATAAATACTTAGTGGAAAAGGGCATCCAGCCAGCTTCAAGAACCGTTCCAGATTTAGATAAGGCATTCAAAGAATTAGCCAAACAAGAACTTGGTGGGGCAGCAACTAAAGCAAAATTAAGAAAAGAATACGATAGATTGCAAAAGTCAAGTGGGTATCTTTCATCTTCCTTCTTTGATGAGCAAGGTAATGTTAAATCCATGTCTGAAGTTTTTAATATTCTTCAAAAGTCTACAAAGAATCTTTCCAAAGAACAAAAAATCAATGCCTTTAATACCATTTTTGGTTCGGATGCGATTCGAGGTGCCATGATTGCTAGTAAATCAGGGGCTGAAGCGTTTGACGAGATGGGCGTAGCCATTAATAAAATTAGTGCCGATGATGTAGCAAAAACTAAAATGGACACATTAAAAGGCTCTATTGAAAAAATGAAGGGTGAAGCGGAGAGTGCTGCCACGACCTTCGGGACTGCCTTGATTCCGACCATAAAAACGGTGGCTGGGACCATCGAAGATGTAGTCGGATGGTTTAATAAATTAGACCAGGGTACGCAGCATTCCATCGCCAAATGGACAGCCATTGGTGTGGGTGTAGCAGGTGTAGGTGCGGCACTTGGATTTTTAACAATCGGGATTGGTGGTTTAGTTACTGGAGTCGGAAAAATTACACTTGGCGGGGCCGGTCTACTAAAATTTTTATCAAATGGTGTCATTAATTTAGGTAGTTTTACGTCCATGACCAAAGGTAGCACACAATCTTTAAACGCTGAGACAGGTGCCCTTAATACCAACACAACAGCTCTGCAACGCAACAATAACGCTCGCGGCGGCGGGGTAGCAGGTGGCAAGAAGACACCTGCAGGGACCACAGTTGCTCCCTCCATGTCAACAGGTAGTAGAGCGGCGAAGAATGCAGGGAAGGTTGGTAAAGGAGCCAAGGCCTTGAAATATGTAAAAGGGGCCGGCGCAATTGGAACAGTAGTGGGAGTCGGCGCGTTAGGGTATGAATTGGCTACCGGTTCCGGAACAAAAGAATCGATTGGTGGAGGCATTGGCGGCACTTTAGGTGGTATTGGTGGTGGCGCGGCGGCTGGTGCGGTTCTTGGTTCGGTAGTGCCAGGTATTGGCACTGCAATAGGTGGCATTGCTGGTGGGATTATCGGAGGAATTGTCGGAGATAAGGTAGGTTCTTCAATTGGCAAGGTATTTGATAAACAGGATAAGAAGGAAGCTGCCCGTAAAAAAGCGACGAAAATAGCGGAAAACGGAGCTTCACTAAATCTTAAAATCAAGGGTGTTTCAGAATCAACCCGAAAGGCTCTGGGTGAGTATGACAAGCTATATACCGGGGCGAAAACTAAGCTCAACCAACTCATGTTATCCAATACTGTCGTCAATAAAAAGATTAAAGAAGACACCTTCAAACAATATAATTCCATGGCCAAGAGTGTTCTTTCATCCTTAAAAGATCGGCACCAGGAGGAACGTGTCGAAGCGGTAAAGGCTTTGAAATCCAATAAAGAATTATCACAAAAAGATAAGGATGAAGCCCTGAAAAAATTAGATGAAAAGCATAAAGCTGAAATTGAAAAAGTCAAAGGCGACAATGAGCGCGTTAAGCAAATTATGAGTAATGCCTCTAAAGAAAAAAGAGCTCTTACTCAAAGTGAAAAGCTGGCAATAAACCAGATTAATGACCGAATGTATTATACCAAAATTAAAAAGACGGTCAAAAGTGAAGACGAATTAACCAACATAAACAAAAGACGTAGTAAGCAGCGCCATGATATCACGACAAAAGAAATGAATCAAACCATTAAAGCGGCAAAAAAGGAATTTGAAGAAACGAAAACAAACGCTGAGAAAAAACGCGAAAGTAAAGTTAAAAATGCAAAGGTGCAATACGAGAAGTTAGGCGTAATTTCCAAAGACGAATTTGACAAAATTGTTGATAATGCAGACAAAGAAAAAGAAAAAACCATTGAACAAGCTAGAAAGAAAAAAGATGGTGTCATAAAGAATGCAACACGCCAAAAAGAAGAGTCCGTAAAAGCTTCCAAAAAACAAAAAGAGTTAAATATTGAAAATGCTCAAAAAGAAACCAAAGGTGTAGGAAAAGCGTTTGATGGTTTAACCGGTTTCTTGAAAGACACGGTTAGTTGGGTTAAAGGTTTATTTGGTAATAAAGATAAGACCTCTTCCCCTCCTCAATTCAAACCTGGCAGCATTCCTGAAAATGCTAAAGGTACGTTTCAAGGGCCCTTTAAAGGCGGTTTATCTTTTGTGGGTGAAGAAGGTCCAGAACTAGGATACTTACCAGGTCAAGGACTTGGGTTGGTTGGCACAACTGGTACTGAACTGATGCATTTACCAAGAGGTTCAGCTATTCTTCCACACGATAAAACAAAGGCGGTCTTAAGCAACTATAATTTCCCGACTAATTCGATCCCTGGCTTTGCAAAGGGTACGGGTGATGATGATTCGTTTATGGATTACATCATTAATGGATCTAACAAAGTTTTGAACGGCATCGGAACATTGGGCGGTAAGGCTGTAGATGCATTCGATATCATCACAAAAGGCCCTTCTAAGTTATGGAACCAGTTAAAAAATTCCCTAAACTTTAAAGACACATTTCCTACATTTGCGAACAAATGGGCAGGCGGGAATGGTGTTGTGGCGTGGGCGAAAAATAAAGCCATGGATTATTTCGGTTCCTTGTTCGATGGATTCGGCGGCGGAGGCAGTGCGGCTCCTGTGGGTAAAGGCGTGGAAAGATGGCGGAGTACCGTCATACAGGCATTAGGAATGAGTGGCCTACCTACAAGTGCTAATTATGTGAACGCATGGTTAAGGCAAATCAAGTCTGAATCAGGTGGTAATGAAAAGGCTATCCAATCAACAGCTGTAAAGGATATCAATTACTATACGGGGAATTTAGCCCGCGGGCTCGTCCAGGTGATCCCGCCAACATTTCGCAGTTTTGCATTCCCTGGCCATACAAACCAAATGAATGGTTTAGACAGCTTACTGGCAGGGATGAACTACGCTAAATCGCGCTATGGATCTAATATGCTTAAATACATTGGTCATGGACATGGATATGAAAATGGCGGCATCATCACCAAGGAGCATTTAGCCATGGTAGGAGAAGGGAACAAGCCAGAAGCGATTATTCCTTTAAGCCCCAACAAGCGTAGTAGAGCGCTAGAATTACTGGCTGCCGTTTCTAGTAAAATATTTGGTGATCCGACTAAGACTAGCAGCAGCGATAATAGTCTTATTTTTTCTCTATTAAAAAAGCAGGATGCCCAAATCGCATTATTACAACAGCAAAATGGACTTTTATCTAAAATCCTAGCGAAAGACAATAATACTTACCTGGATGGCAAAGCTCTTTATAACAACAACAAGAAATATAGCCAATCTGAAACGAAGATCAGGAACATGGCTAAGGGGGTGAATAGCTTATGA
- a CDS encoding phage tail spike protein, whose amino-acid sequence MYTILNPDLDVVGILDLEGKGCKFYNDLKSTKLADDQGKIWSDTLTISVPYGYRETEYMTQGHHLLKEAGDGRFYCYRIFDWEDSAIGPVHVKTVQAINLLAWDLSHKNVPARTFSAATSRDGFDHILKQTGWEVEEDDFFGGTKTLEITAGNNGMYWADYLIQEFNIEIRAYVQLYNGKVSRMLIDLVDELGDSDGRRFEYSHGLAGVSRRGSDQEMYTKLFVYGGNNKDGIPVSISSVNNGRDYIVDDDANDLYNNGGPYLEGYIVNDQIQNPSGLLEWGKRQLDNWNHPKFTYQVDVAQLDFIPNIGDHMQVLDFSMQPEMTVSARVIQLDESEANPIDTKVILGEFVEIVTITPRDIWDLQAKASQAQQAAEASKGYRLEYFTPDGTDFADTTSTKRIVIRVYWGTLNVTEKIQPFDFSWQKIDSVGAHDTVWEEAHDGVGNIIEVGPEVVGCTIRCQVNTEDLDSAKPTLYAEETDAAYFATLQMTAPSGWTDFNKSVAQYAQVDYPRQEIYWSQKYYGDKRHDEDNAANHESYTITRTDMTGVIKDRMWCIRAGHGAQFGIEYVSGKMWIWSYYKYVAKNEWYVVRFPYTPNKILDWGDPSIQVLVKTPVPYRTNLDNRNGYVLCAFGVADPGMHVFKKSDILKGILNPVYAMKASDIDFFGKEQTYQSTCLDFPYIYFTSGSFTIDKDQKCLYCIDVRSKSLVYRIVYTFDKGTIQEIKDTPFHEPETISVYYDDTGKKWLIQGFAFGNEIIESSQRTNQLYRINEHKRGE is encoded by the coding sequence ATGTATACGATTCTAAACCCAGATTTAGATGTGGTAGGAATACTAGATTTAGAGGGTAAGGGGTGTAAGTTTTATAACGATTTGAAATCCACTAAACTCGCTGACGATCAGGGGAAAATTTGGAGTGATACGTTAACTATTTCTGTACCTTATGGATACCGAGAAACAGAGTATATGACGCAAGGTCATCACCTCCTTAAGGAGGCTGGAGACGGGCGTTTTTATTGTTATCGGATATTTGACTGGGAAGATTCAGCGATAGGTCCTGTGCACGTCAAGACTGTACAAGCTATTAATCTTCTAGCTTGGGACTTATCGCACAAAAATGTACCGGCTAGAACATTCTCAGCCGCGACTAGTCGTGATGGATTTGATCATATTCTGAAACAAACTGGTTGGGAAGTAGAGGAAGACGATTTCTTTGGCGGTACTAAAACGCTAGAGATAACCGCCGGTAACAACGGTATGTATTGGGCCGACTATTTGATTCAAGAATTCAACATTGAAATTCGTGCATATGTACAACTATATAACGGAAAAGTCTCAAGAATGTTAATCGATCTTGTTGACGAGTTAGGCGATTCGGATGGCCGGAGGTTCGAATACTCACACGGTTTAGCCGGTGTAAGTCGTAGAGGCAGCGATCAGGAAATGTATACTAAGCTTTTCGTCTATGGTGGGAATAACAAAGACGGCATTCCCGTCTCTATATCAAGCGTTAATAATGGCAGAGATTATATTGTGGACGACGATGCAAATGATCTTTATAACAATGGCGGACCATATCTAGAAGGTTATATCGTTAATGACCAAATCCAAAACCCGAGTGGACTATTGGAATGGGGTAAACGACAACTTGATAATTGGAATCATCCTAAGTTCACATATCAGGTCGATGTCGCTCAACTGGATTTCATACCTAATATTGGAGACCATATGCAAGTCTTAGACTTCTCGATGCAACCCGAAATGACGGTATCGGCTAGAGTAATTCAATTAGATGAAAGTGAAGCTAATCCGATCGACACCAAAGTTATTTTGGGTGAATTTGTTGAAATCGTGACCATTACACCTAGGGATATTTGGGATTTACAAGCCAAAGCCTCACAAGCACAACAAGCTGCAGAAGCGTCTAAAGGATATAGGCTTGAATATTTCACTCCCGACGGTACGGATTTCGCTGATACAACGAGTACTAAAAGAATAGTTATTCGGGTTTATTGGGGAACCCTTAACGTCACGGAAAAAATACAACCTTTCGATTTCAGTTGGCAGAAGATTGATTCGGTTGGGGCTCATGATACTGTATGGGAAGAAGCACATGACGGAGTAGGAAATATCATAGAAGTCGGACCTGAAGTCGTTGGTTGTACCATTCGTTGTCAGGTTAACACGGAAGATCTTGATAGTGCTAAGCCGACTTTATATGCGGAGGAGACCGATGCCGCCTATTTTGCCACTTTACAAATGACTGCTCCGTCTGGTTGGACTGATTTTAATAAGAGTGTGGCCCAATACGCACAAGTCGATTATCCAAGACAAGAAATATATTGGAGTCAGAAATATTACGGTGACAAGAGACATGACGAGGACAATGCGGCAAACCATGAAAGCTACACCATAACAAGAACCGATATGACCGGTGTTATCAAGGATCGAATGTGGTGTATACGAGCCGGCCATGGAGCACAGTTTGGAATCGAATATGTCAGCGGTAAAATGTGGATATGGTCATATTACAAGTATGTTGCTAAAAATGAATGGTATGTTGTCAGATTTCCGTATACTCCAAACAAAATATTGGATTGGGGCGATCCTTCAATTCAGGTTTTAGTAAAAACACCGGTTCCTTATCGAACAAATTTAGACAATCGTAATGGATATGTATTATGTGCGTTTGGTGTAGCTGATCCAGGTATGCATGTGTTTAAGAAAAGTGATATTTTAAAAGGTATTTTGAATCCTGTCTATGCCATGAAAGCTTCGGATATCGACTTTTTTGGGAAAGAGCAAACCTATCAAAGTACTTGTTTAGATTTCCCGTATATTTACTTCACAAGTGGTAGCTTCACTATCGATAAAGACCAAAAATGTCTTTATTGTATCGACGTGCGATCGAAAAGCTTAGTCTATAGAATTGTCTATACGTTCGACAAGGGTACTATTCAAGAAATAAAGGATACACCTTTCCATGAGCCGGAAACAATCAGTGTTTATTATGACGATACCGGTAAAAAATGGCTCATCCAGGGATTCGCTTTCGGAAATGAAATTATAGAGAGTAGTCAAAGAACCAATCAATTATACAGAATCAATGAGCATAAACGAGGTGAGTAA
- a CDS encoding holin encodes MQQVLIFTTLLAPIVAGAVQVVKQTVTLPNNVLPILSLVIGLAVGSVAFPFTDMDLVLRLWAGAFAGLGGTGLYELVAKREGSSR; translated from the coding sequence ATGCAACAGGTTTTAATCTTTACAACGCTCCTGGCACCAATCGTCGCGGGGGCCGTACAGGTGGTAAAACAGACCGTAACCTTACCAAACAACGTACTGCCAATCTTAAGCTTGGTAATTGGTCTTGCGGTAGGATCTGTTGCTTTTCCTTTCACAGATATGGATTTAGTTTTAAGGCTATGGGCCGGAGCTTTTGCAGGATTAGGAGGTACCGGTCTTTATGAGTTAGTTGCTAAAAGAGAAGGATCTTCAAGATAA
- a CDS encoding peptidoglycan-binding protein gives MNFTNLPQLVDMRGKLKSKGTYSKRTKAITHRVWHHSLTKKNLAGSDAASFADYHVGTLGWPGCGYALVIEPKNLIDTPNGKRARIVYSNDINNRTYHVGDSNQFSLGICVAGDYRYDTMDEATLASIAELHAALVKDGIGQYDKAHNEMPGYSWKACCEYNYREAFDWKGAKTPTKPAPAPDVYTIQEGDTLWSIAHKDGTGGVQVADLIKANPGINPTKLKIGQKINFGIAKDFVAKPGNVIKPDIKVEVTPKAIVPYPGIVLKEGAKGMKEVDIKRVQRASGMAEKDVDGKYGPKTTKVVKAYQKRHGLSQDGRVGPDTWNRMF, from the coding sequence ATGAACTTTACAAACCTTCCACAATTGGTTGATATGAGAGGTAAATTAAAATCAAAGGGTACTTATTCAAAACGCACAAAAGCTATCACTCACCGTGTTTGGCACCATTCTTTAACCAAAAAGAATTTGGCGGGCTCCGATGCTGCAAGCTTTGCTGATTACCATGTGGGTACACTAGGATGGCCTGGATGTGGGTATGCGTTGGTTATTGAGCCTAAGAATTTAATTGATACTCCAAACGGAAAAAGGGCTAGAATTGTATATTCAAACGATATTAACAACCGGACTTATCATGTGGGGGACAGCAATCAATTTTCATTAGGGATCTGCGTTGCTGGTGATTACCGATACGACACCATGGACGAAGCTACCCTTGCAAGTATCGCGGAACTCCACGCTGCGCTTGTTAAAGATGGCATCGGCCAATACGATAAAGCTCATAATGAAATGCCAGGTTATAGCTGGAAAGCCTGCTGTGAGTACAACTACAGAGAAGCATTTGATTGGAAAGGTGCCAAAACACCAACCAAACCAGCGCCTGCTCCAGATGTTTACACCATCCAGGAAGGTGATACCTTATGGAGCATTGCACATAAGGATGGTACTGGAGGCGTACAGGTGGCCGACTTAATTAAAGCAAACCCTGGTATTAATCCAACCAAATTGAAAATTGGTCAGAAAATTAACTTCGGTATTGCAAAAGATTTTGTAGCGAAACCTGGAAATGTCATAAAACCAGATATAAAAGTGGAAGTTACACCGAAGGCGATTGTTCCTTACCCAGGGATTGTATTGAAGGAAGGCGCGAAAGGAATGAAAGAAGTCGATATAAAACGTGTCCAGCGCGCGTCTGGAATGGCTGAAAAGGACGTTGATGGTAAATATGGACCTAAAACTACGAAAGTCGTTAAAGCTTATCAGAAAAGGCATGGTTTAAGCCAGGATGGACGAGTTGGTCCTGACACATGGAACCGTATGTTTTAA